A window of Labeo rohita strain BAU-BD-2019 unplaced genomic scaffold, IGBB_LRoh.1.0 scaffold_113, whole genome shotgun sequence contains these coding sequences:
- the LOC127157615 gene encoding olfactory receptor 52E8-like, producing the protein MSSLNASFVQNMSIVHPEYFFIIGLSGIPYISYYYIFLLIAYLIAVIGNSIVLFIIALERSLHSPKYIGVFNLALADLGETNALIPNMMKIFFSDSQYMSYNACLANMFFVNFFITVQSATLVVLAFDRFIAICLPLRYHAIVNNTVMSLAFIVLWAFNTSLVALATSLMTRLSICKSNVVQSYYCDYGPVLRLACNDNSINMFFTNLIAAMFLLAPLFIIFLSYVGIFFALSKITTWEARLKALKTCVSHMLLVGIFFLPVICIFIASSITSLTPNARIISTSLSFTLPPMLNPIIYVLNTAEIRVLLQKLLKNRTVPIRKNISK; encoded by the coding sequence ATGagttctttaaatgcaagtttTGTCCAGAATATGTCTATTGTTCATCCTGAATATTTTTTCATCATTGGACTTTCAGGTATACCGTACATCagttattactatatttttttattaatcgcATATTTGATTGCTGTAATTGGGAACTCTATAGTCCTTTTCATTATAGCTCTTGAACGAAGTCTGCACAGTCCAAAGTACATTGGTGTGTTTAACTTGGCCTTGGCTGACCTTGGTGAAACTAATGCACTAATTCCTAACAtgatgaagatttttttttctgactcaCAGTACATGTCCTACAATGCTTGCTtggcaaatatgttttttgtgaaTTTCTTTATTACTGTGCAAAGTGCCACTCTTGTTGTTCTGGCATTTGATCGCTTCATTGCAATTTGCTTGCCATTAAGATATCATGCAATAGTGAATAACACTGTCATGTCTTTAGCGTTTATAGTATTATGGGCGTTTAACACTTCTCTGGTGGCTCTGGCAACATCTTTGATGACCCGACTTTCAATCTGTAAATCTAATGTGGTGCAGAGTTATTATTGTGATTATGGACCAGTGTTGAGGTTGGCATGCAACGACAACagcattaatatgttttttacaAATCTCATCGCAGCTATGTTCCTTTTAGCACCATTGTTCATTATATTCCTGTCATATGTGGGCATTTTTTTTGCCTTAAGTAAAATTACAACTTGGGAAGCACGGTTAAAAGCACTGAAGACTTGTGTTTCTCACATGTTGCTGGTTGGAATTTTTTTTCTACCtgtaatatgcattttcattgcTTCATCAATTACTTCTCTCACTCCCAATGCCAGAATCATCAGCACATCTCTTTCATTTACTCTTCCACCAATGTTAAATcccattatttatgttttaaacacaGCTGAAATCAGAGTCTTACTTCAAAAACTGCTTAAAAACAGAACTGTGCCAATTAGAAAGAACATTTCAAAATGA
- the LOC127157607 gene encoding olfactory receptor 52E2-like — protein sequence MSSLNTSFVQNMSIIHPEYFFIIGLTGIPYSSYYYIFLFIAYFIAVIGNSIVLLIIALQRSLHSPKYIGVFNLALADLGETNAVIPNMMKTFFSDSQYMSYNACLSNMFFVNFFITVQSATLVVLAFDRFTAICLPLRYHAIVNNTVISLAFIVLWVFNTSLMALSASLMTRLSFCKSNVVQSFYCDYGPLVRLACNDNSINVFMYNLIAAMFFIAPLLIIVLSYLGIFFALSKITTWEARLKALKTCVSHLLLVGVFFLPVISMVIASSVTSLTPNTRVVGVSLSFTLPPMLNPIIYVLNTAEIRVLIQKVLKNRIMPIRKNILK from the coding sequence ATGAGTTCTTTAAATACGAGTTTTGTCCAGAATATGTCTATTATTCATCCTGAATATTTTTTCATCATTGGTCTTACAGGTATACCATACAGCagttattactatatttttttatttatcgcATATTTTATTGCTGTAATTGGGAACTCCATAGTCCTTCTCATTATAGCTCTTCAACGAAGTCTGCACAGTCCAAAGTACATTGGTGTGTTTAACTTGGCCTTGGCTGACCTTGGTGAAACTAATGCAGTGATTCCTAACATGatgaagacttttttttctgactcACAGTACATGTCCTACAATGCTTGCttgtcaaacatgttttttgtgaACTTTTTTATTACTGTGCAAAGTGCCACTCTTGTTGTTCTGGCATTTGATCGCTTCACTGCAATTTGTTTGCCATTAAGATATCATGCCATAGTAAATAACACTGTTATATCTTTAGCATTTATAGTATTATGGGTATTTAACACTTCTCTGATGGCTCTGTCAGCGTCTTTGATGACCAGACTTTCATTCTGTAAATCTAATGTGGTACAAAGTTTTTATTGTGATTATGGACCACTGGTGAGGTTGGCATGCAACGACAACAGCATTAATGTGTTTATGTACAACCTCATCGCAGCTATGTTTTTTATAGCACCATTGCTCATTATAGTCCTGTCATATCTGGGCATTTTTTTTGCCTTAAGTAAAATTACAACTTGGGAAGCACGTTTAAAAGCATTGAAGACCTGTGTTTCTCACCTTTTGTTGGTCGGAGtattttttcttcctgtaaTATCCATGGTCATTGCTTCATCAGTTACTTCTCTCACTCCCAATACCAGAGTCGTCGGCGTATCTCTTTCATTTACTCTGCCTCCAATGCTAAATccaattatttatgttttaaacacaGCTGAAATCAGAGTCTTAATTCAAAAAGTGCTTAAAAACAGAATTATGCCtattagaaaaaacattttgaagtgA
- the LOC127157611 gene encoding olfactory receptor 1, protein MSSLNLSFVQNMSIVRPEYFFIIGLSGIPYSSYYYIFLFIAYLIAVIGNSVVLLIIGLERSLHSPKYIGVFNLALADLGETNAVIPNMMKTFFSDSQYMSYNACLANMFFVNFFITVQSATLVVLAFDRFIAICLPLRYHAILNNTVMSLAFIVLWVFNTSMVALSSSLMTRLSFCKSNVIESFYCDYGPLLMMACNDSSINVFITNLIAAMFLIAPLFIIFLSYLGIFFALSKITTWKARLKALNTCVSHLLLVGVFFIPVICIFIASSVSSLTLNTRVISTSLSFTLPPMLNPIIYVLNTAEIRVLIRKLLTNRTMPIRKNISK, encoded by the coding sequence ATGAGTTCTTTAAATCTAAGTTTTGTCCAGAATATGTCTATTGTTCGtcctgaatatttttttatcattggaCTTTCAGGTATACCGTACAGTAgctattactatatttttttatttatcgcATATTTGATTGCTGTAATTGGAAACTCTGTAGTCCTTCTCATTATAGGTCTTGAACGAAGTCTGCACAGTCCAAAGTACATTGGTGTGTTTAACTTGGCCTTGGCTGACCTTGGTGAAACTAATGCAGTGATTCCTAACATGatgaagacttttttttctgactcACAGTACATGTCCTACAATGCTTGCTtggcaaacatgttttttgtgaATTTCTTTATTACTGTGCAAAGTGCCACTCTTGTTGTTCTGGCATTTGATCGCTTCATTGCAATTTGCTTGCCATTAAGATATCATGCAATATTGAATAATACTGTCATGTCTTTAGCGTTTATAGTATTATGGGTATTTAACACTTCTATGGTGGCTCTGTCATCATCTTTGATGACCAGACTTTCATTCTGTAAATCTAATGTGATAGAGAGTTTTTATTGTGATTATGGACCACTGTTGATGATGGCATGCAACGACAGCAGTATTAATGTGTTTATAACAAACCTCATCGCAGCTATGTTTCTTATAGCACCATTGTTCATTATATTCCTGTCATATCTGGGAATTTTTTTTGCCTTAAGTAAAATTACAACTTGGAAAGCACGTTTAAAAGCATTGAACACCTGTGTTTCTCACCTTTTGTTGGTTGGAGTATTTTTTATTCCtgtaatatgcattttcattgcTTCATCAGTTAGTTCTCTCACTCTGAATACCAGAGTCATCAGCACATCTCTTTCTTTTACTCTTCCACCAATGTTAAATCCcatcatttatgttttaaacacaGCTGAAATCAGAGTCTTAATTCGAAAACTGCTGACAAACAGAACCATGCCaattagaaaaaacatttcaaaatga